The Candidatus Hydrogenedens sp. genome contains a region encoding:
- a CDS encoding nucleotidyltransferase family protein: MNSRVNKTINLEYIKKILEEHKSELKKKYNIKEIGIFGSYARNEINTESDIDILIDFKDDGKTFDNYIELKLYLEALLQNKVDLVMKGALKKSLKKRILQEVIYV, encoded by the coding sequence ATGAATAGTCGAGTAAATAAAACGATAAATCTTGAATACATAAAAAAAATATTGGAAGAACATAAAAGCGAATTAAAAAAGAAATATAACATTAAAGAGATTGGTATCTTTGGTTCTTATGCGAGAAACGAAATAAATACCGAAAGTGATATAGATATTCTTATTGATTTCAAAGATGACGGAAAAACATTTGATAACTATATAGAATTAAAACTTTATCTTGAAGCATTGTTACAAAACAAGGTAGACCTTGTAATGAAAGGTGCATTGAAAAAATCATTAAAAAAACGCATCCTCCAAGAAGTTATATATGTCTAA